Proteins from a genomic interval of Rosa chinensis cultivar Old Blush chromosome 2, RchiOBHm-V2, whole genome shotgun sequence:
- the LOC112184056 gene encoding uncharacterized protein LOC112184056: MTILALTVFKPKQPEINARPVGLENIQYTLFPNVTLNVTLSMLVTINNRNYGSFSFKNATAYVTYHDTVVGLVPMEHAFVPARGKINITTSVDLMGDKLISNPHFMEDVNTGIFNLISTADLHGKVTVLKFMKFGATAFSTCDISFSIKSEQIDSKCKSKLKM; encoded by the coding sequence ATGACGATATTGGCACTCACCGTTTTCAAGCCTAAACAACCAGAGATCAATGCCCGACCCGTTGGCCTTGAAAACATTCAATATACACTCTTTCCGAATGTGACACTAAATGTGACGCTAAGCATGCTCGTCACGATAAATAATAGGAATTATGGAAGTTTTAGTTTCAAGAACGCCACGGCATATGTTACTTATCACGACACAGTTGTAGGCTTGGTTCCGATGGAGCATGCCTTTGTCCCTGCACGAGGGAAAATAAACATCACCACCTCCGTGGATCTTATGGGCGACAAGTTGATTTCAAACCCTCATTTCATGGAAGATGTGAATACCGGGATATTCAATTTGATCTCGACTGCTGATTTACATGGGAAAGTGACTGTGCTCAAGTTCATGAAGTTTGGTGCTACGGCTTTTAGCACATGCGACATCTCATTTTCCATAAAGAGCGAGCAAATTGATTCTAAGTGCAAATCCAAACTCAAAATGTAA